The following proteins are co-located in the Halictus rubicundus isolate RS-2024b chromosome 1, iyHalRubi1_principal, whole genome shotgun sequence genome:
- the LOC143359575 gene encoding uncharacterized protein LOC143359575, with amino-acid sequence MALSLALPLSGLEPEHFHAFGVRLLYEQGLRTLTGGRPNSPSTASESSGISSLQPSIESTTPEETPVSSRPDTPNDEPSKRHEKHDPAIRIQYRDRDILNLGANIREPFWQMRIPTMPRYDYKSFMENRSVYYRLGENGLTEEYPTRHCTDCGFSEPSPCLF; translated from the exons ATGGCGTTATCCCTAGCCCTGCCATTGTCCGGCCTGGAACCCGAGCACTTTCACGCGTTCGGGGTGAGACTTCTCTACGAGCAGGGTTTGAGAACTTTGACTGGCGGCAGACCGAACTCGCCGAGCACCGCAAGCGAATCGAGTGGAATCAGCAGCCTGCAACCTTCTATCGAATCAACGACACCGGAAGAAACGCCGGTTTCCAGCAGGCCGGACACGCCAAACGATGAACCTTCGAAGAGGCACGAGAAG CATGATCCAGCGATTCGAATACAGTACAGGGATCGTGACATATTGAACCTGGGGGCGAACATCAGGGAGCCGTTCTGGCAGATGAGGATCCCCACGATGCCTCGGTACGATTACAAGAGCTTCATGGAGAACAGGTCGGTGTACTATCGCCTAGGAGAGAACGGATTGACGGAAGAGTACCCCACG AGGCACTGTACGGACTGCGGCTTCAGCGAGCCCTCGCCGTGCCTATTTTAG